AGGCCAGCCGGACCTCGGACCTGATCTTCGACGTGCCGACCCTCATCGAGGCGGTGAGCCGGGTGATGACGCTCCTGCCGGGAGACGTGATCTCGACCGGGACACCTCCTGGGGTGGGGAACCTCGAGCCCGGCCAGACCGTGGAGATCGAGATCGAAGGGATCGGCATCCTGAAAAACCGGGTCATTGCGGAGGAATCACCATGAAGAATCCCGTAGCGGACCGCGTGCGGGAGCTCCCGCCCTATCTGTTCGCCCACATCGACAAGCTCAAGGCCGAGGCGCGCCAGAAGGGGATCGATCTGATCGACTTCGGCATCGGGGACCCGGACCTGCCGACGCCGCCGCACATCATCGAGGCGCTCGCGAGCGCGGCGGCCAAGCCCGAATACCACCGCTATCCATCGTACGAGGGGATGCTGCGCACCCGCGAGGCGGCGGCGCGCTTCTACGCGCGCCGGTTCGCGGTGAAGCTCGATCCGGCGCGTGAGGTGCTGACGCTCATCGGGAGCAAGGAAGGGATCGCGCACTTCCCGCTGGCGACGATCGATCCGGGGGACCTGGCGCTGGTCCCCGACCCGGCCTATCCCGTCTACGCCACGGCGACGCAGTTCGCCGGCGGGCAGGTATACCGCTATGGGCTACTGCCCAGGCAGCAGTTCCTGCCCGATCTGGCCTCGATCCCCGAGGACGTGGCGCGGCGCGCGAAGGTGCTATACGTCAATTACCCGAATAACCCGACGGGCGGCGTGGCCACGCTCGAGGATTATCAGCGTATCCACGACTTCGCCTGCCGCTACGATCTCATCGTGGTATCGGACCTGGCCTATTCGGAGATGTACTTCGAGGACCCGGCGCCCGCGAGCTATCTGCAGGTGCCGGGAGCCATGGAGCGGGGCATCGAGTTCCACTCGCTCTCCAAGACCTACAACATGACCGGCTGGCGCGTGGCCTTCGCGGTGGGGAACGCGACGCTCGTCGGGGCGCTCGGCAAGATCAAGACCAACGTCGACTCGGGGGTCTTCGGCGCGGTGCAGGAGGCGGCCATCGCCGCGCTCGACGGAGATCAGTCGGCGGTGGACGAGATGCGCGGGATCTACCGCGAGCGCCGCAACCTGCTGGCCGAGGGGCTCAGGGCGATGGGGCTCGAGGTGCATCCGCCGCGCGGCACGTTCTATTTCTTCGTCGGGCTGCCGCCGGGGCTGAAGGCCATGGACCTCACCTCGCGCATGCTGACCGAGGCGGGTGTGGTGGCGACCCCGGGGACGGGGTTCGGGCAGCGCGGAGAAGGCTTCATCCGCTTCGCGCTCTGCCAGCCGGCCGCGCGCATCCGCGAGGCTTGCGAGCGGTTGGCGACGATCACGCTCTGAGCCCCTACCGCAGCGTGAAGGGCGGGCTCAAGAGCACCTCCGGCCCGTCGCAGGCGCGCCCCCGAAAGCGATAGAGGCCGGCCGGCGCGGGGACGCAGCGCTCGCAGGCGCACTGCGCGTCTCCGAGGGTCCCGAGCCAGGGCTGCGAGGCGAAGCGGCCGCGCGGCGGGACCACCAAGCACTGCTCGCCGAGGTCGGTCGGCACGAGCACCTTGCTCTTCGGGTCGGGCTTGCAGTCGGGGCGCAGGTAGAGCGCTACGGGGGGCGAGAGCGGGACCCAGCCGCGGCCGGTCCAGCGCTCGACGGTCACGCCGCGCCGGACCCGCTTCGGCAGACCGATATCGTTCTGCACCACGAGCGGCACCGACGAACCGGCCTTGAGCGGCGCCGGCGGTGCGAGGAGGTGCACCCGGGCGAGCGGCGCCACGGCCGAGACTCCGCCCACGCCCACGGCTAGGCCCACGAGCGACGCGCCGAGGCCGAGGAGGACGCGAGGGAGGGAGACGCGAGGGAAGGGGACGCGCGGAGCGGTGCGGTCGGACATCGCTGCATCATACGGCCGGGACCGCGCGTAGC
This Deltaproteobacteria bacterium DNA region includes the following protein-coding sequences:
- a CDS encoding LL-diaminopimelate aminotransferase, which translates into the protein MKNPVADRVRELPPYLFAHIDKLKAEARQKGIDLIDFGIGDPDLPTPPHIIEALASAAAKPEYHRYPSYEGMLRTREAAARFYARRFAVKLDPAREVLTLIGSKEGIAHFPLATIDPGDLALVPDPAYPVYATATQFAGGQVYRYGLLPRQQFLPDLASIPEDVARRAKVLYVNYPNNPTGGVATLEDYQRIHDFACRYDLIVVSDLAYSEMYFEDPAPASYLQVPGAMERGIEFHSLSKTYNMTGWRVAFAVGNATLVGALGKIKTNVDSGVFGAVQEAAIAALDGDQSAVDEMRGIYRERRNLLAEGLRAMGLEVHPPRGTFYFFVGLPPGLKAMDLTSRMLTEAGVVATPGTGFGQRGEGFIRFALCQPAARIREACERLATITL